GCGCGCGTCGAAATTGGGCGACGGCACGCGGCGCGCGGCCGGGACCCAGCCGTCGGCGCCGGGCAGATAGGACGAGGGCGACGACGAGGACGACGGCGAGGACGCGGGCGCGGTCATGGCGTGCCCTCGCTTTCCACGGCGCCGCGGTCGGCGGCGTCCATGGCCTCGCGGATGCCCAGTTGCTGGATGCGGTAGCGCAGCTGGCGCAGGTTCAGGCCCAGCAGCGGCGCGGCCGCGGTGCGGTTGAAGTTGGTCTGCGCCAGCGCCTGCAGGATCAGTTCGCGCTCGACCGCTTCCAGCCTGGCGGGCAGGTCGATCGGGAAGACGATGCCGCGGCAGGCGCGCTCGGCGGGGTCGCCGGCGGGCTCGGGCACGACAGCAGCGGCCGCCGCTGGCGGCTCGGCCGGGACCGGCGCAGGCGTGGCCGCGGCCGGCTCCGCCGCAACCCCGGCCGTGCCCCAGGGCGCGTAGGGGTATGGCGCCATCGGCTGCGGCACCATCGCCATCGCCGGCGCCGGGGCAGGCATCAGCCCGGCACGCGCGGCGCCGGCGTCCAGCGGGCCCAGGTCGGCCAGCTCGATGTCCTCGCTCTCGGCAAAGGCGTAGGCGCGCTCGAGCAGGTTTTCCAGCTCGCGCACATTGCCCGGGAACGGATAGGCCGCCAGCCGCTGCAGCGCCGCCGGCGACAGCCGCTTGGGATGCGCATCGCCGTAGCGCACCGCCAGGTGGTCCAGGATGGCGCGCGCCAGCACCGGGATGTCTTCGCCGCGCTCGCGCAGCGTGGGCATGCGAAGCGCCAGCACGTTCAGGCGGTAATACAGGTCTTGCCGGAACTGCCCCGCGGCCACCATTGCGGCCAGGTCCTTGTGGCTGGCGCACATCACGCGCACGTCGACGGCGTCTTCGCGGCTGGCGCCGATCTTGCGCACGCGGCGCTCCTGCAGCGCGCGCAGCAGCTTGACCTGCATCGGCAGCGGCAGGTCGGCCACCTCGTCAAGCAGCAGCGTGCCGCCGTTGGCGGCCTGGAAGAAGCCGCCGCGCTCGGCGTCGGCGCCGGTGAACGCCCCTTTGACGTAGCCGAAGAACTCCGACTCCATCAAGTTCTCGGGAATGGCGCCGCAGTTGACCGCGACGAACGGATGCGCGGCGCGCGCGCTGGTGGCGTGGATGGCGCGCGCGGCGCGCTCCTTGCCGCTGCCGGATTCGCCGCTGATCACCACCGGCGCCATGCTGCGCGCCAGCCGCGACAGCGAGCGCCGCACCTCCTGCATCGCCGCGGAATGGCCGGGCAGCAGCGCCGCGGCGCGGCCGGCGGCCTGCTCCGCGGCCGTGGCGGCGTCGGCATCGGCGTCGACGTCGGCGCTATTGCGCGGCTGCCGGCCGAGCGCGTTCAGCACCAGGCTGCGCAGCTGCTCCAGCGACACCGGCTTGGCGATGTAGTCGAAGGCGCCGGCCTTGAGCGCTTCGACGGCGTTGTCGGCGCTGCCGTAGGCGGTGATCACGGCCACCGGGATGCGTTCCGGCGCGGCCGACAGCTGGCGCACGATCTCGATGCCAAGCCCGTCGCCCAGGCGCATGTCGGTCAGCACCAGGCTGTAGCGGCCCTGCGCCAGCTTGTCGCGCGCCTCGGCCAGCGAGCCGGCCAGCACCACGTCATGGCCCATGCGGCGGATCGAGATGTCCAGCAGCTCGCGCAGGTCGGCCTCGTCGTCGATGACCAGGATGGGATCGGGCGCGCGGGACATTCGGGGTGGCATGGAATGGTGGCTGGATGGAAGACAGGTCAGACGGCGGCCGCCGCGGCAGCCTCTGCGCTCTCGATGCGCAGGGTCAGCACGAAGGCCTTGCCCGGCAGTGTATCGCGCGCACTGGAGGCCAGCATGCCGGTGCGCTCGATCAGCGCCGGCAGCGAGATGGCGCCGTAGCGCACCTGCGCGTCATTGGCCCCGCACAGCTCGCGCGCCATGAACAGGCCCAGCCCGGTGCCCTGGGCGTTGCTGGTGAAGAACGGCTCGAACAGGCTGCGCTGGTGTTCGCGCGCCACCTCGGCGCCGTCGTTCCAGACGATCAGCTCGGCATGGTGCTGGTCCAGCGCGTGCGCCAGCAGCCGGATCGAGCCGGGCAGCCGGCTGCAGTAGCGCCACGCGTTATCGAGCAGGTTGCCCAGCACCTGCTGCAGCTGCGAGGCGTCGAACACCACCGGCTGGGCCACGTCGACGGTCAGGCGGATGGCATTGGCGTTGATGTCGGCGCGGCCGGCCGGGCGGGTCTCGCCGGCGCGCGGGCGGCGCTGGCGCATTTCGGCGCGCCAGCGCTCGACGATCTCGGGCAGCGCCTGCGCCAGGTGCACGGTGCTACGGCCGGTGCGCGGGCGGCGCGACATCTGCAGCACGTCCGACACCACCTGGTCGAGCCGGCGCACGTTGTCGTGGATGATGCGCAGCAGGCGGGCGTCGATATCGACATCGGCACTGCCCGGGTCCTGCGCTTCAGGGCCGTGCCGGCCGGAATCGCCCAGCAGCTCGCTGGCCTGGCTGATCGCCGCCAGCGGATTGCGGATCTGGTGCGCGATGCTGGCCACCAGCCGGCCCATCGCGGCCAGCTTCTCCTGCTGCACCTGCTCGGCAATGCGCTCCCAGCTTTCGATATGGACCAGCACGGTGTCGCGCATCTCGCTGCGCAGCAGCGCCTCATCCTGCTGCGACCACGCCATGGCCTCGTTCTGGGCGATGGCCAGGCGCAGGCGGGCGGCGGCTTCGGGCGACAGTTCGTTCCATGCAGCGGTGTCGAGCGCGGCGGGCACGGTGCGGCCGTGCGCCATGGTCGAGCGCAGCCCGGCCAGGCCCGGCAGCACGAAGCGCAGCCGCAGCCGGGTATGCTGCATGGTGCCGTCGGCCAGCGCGGCGCCGGAGGCCATCGGCAGCAGTTGCAGGATGCGCGGCACGTCGTCCTTGCTGCGCAGCCAGTCGCGCAGCATTTCCATCAGCGGCTGCAGGCGCGGGATGCGGCGCAGGTCGAACAGCACGGTATCGCCGCCGCCAAGCCCGGCTTCGCCTGCGGGCGCGCCGCCGAGTTTGCGCGAGTAGATGCGCTCGTGCGGCTGCACGCCCAGCAGCACCACCGCGGCGGGATTGGCGGCCACCACCGCGCCGTTGGCGCGCACCAGCATCACGCCGTCCTGCATGTCGTTGACCATCAGCCGGTTGACCAGCTGCTGCAGCCGCAGCTCCTGCTCGCGCGCCAGCGCCAGACGCTCCTGCGCAATCTGGCGGTTGGCCAGCATATACATCAGCAGCGCGGCGATCATGAACACCAGCCCGAACAGGCCCGAGCCCAGCAGCCCGGCATCGGCCTGGCGCAGCAGGATGGTCTGCATGAACGGCCCGCTCATCACCACCAGCGCCGAGATCGCCGCCGCAAACAGCGCAAACAGCAGGCTGGTCAGCGCGCCGGCTTCCAGCGCCGGCAGCAGGAAGATCATGGCCAGGCCCTCGGCATGCCCGCCGCGGCCCAGCACGCTGAAGACCAGCGCCAGCAGCGCCAGGTCGGCCAGCACCTGCACCCGCACGCGCAGATGGAAATGCCGGCGCCACAGCGTGCCGGCCAGCATCGCCAGCGCAATGCCAAGGTAAGGGACGGCGACGGCCATGGCCGCCGCATGCTCGATGCCGCCCATGGCTTCCAGGCCGAAGGGCAAGGCGGGAATTGCGGCCGTGATGGTGGAAGCGGCGGCGCTGGCGGCGCCGGTGGCCGGCTCGCCGCGCCGCATCAGCGCAAAGCCGACCAGCAGCAGGCCCACCGCGACGCGGGTCCAGCAGAAATAGCGCAGCAGGCGCCAGTGGAAATCAGGCGGCTCGGGCTGGCGCCACAGCTGCGCCAGGCCGCGCCAGGCGTTCAGCCGCTGCCAGGCCGATGGCGCCGGCTGGATCATGGGCGCGGGCCGTTGCCGCCGTCGCCGCCTTCAGTGCGGCCTTCAGTGCGGCCTTCTGTGCGGCTTTCATCGGGCAGGTGGCTGCGCCGGCAGTAGTGCAGGCCGCGCCAGGCAATGGCGTCGCCCTGCGGCAGGTGCACGCCGCACTGGGCGCACTGAACCATGCGCTCGGCGGCGGCGTCGGGCATGCCGGCCGCGGCGTGGTCGCTGGCCTCGCGCGCCTGGCGCGCGCGATGCTCGGCCAGCCGGGCCTCGGCGCGGGCGCGCAGCCACCAGAAGACGCCCAGCACCACGGCCAGCAGGATCAGGATACGTGCCATGGGAAATCAGAGCCGGTGCAGTACGACTTCAATCACGAAACGGCTGCCGACATAGGCCAGCAGCAGGATGCCGAACGACGCGATGACCCAGCGCAGCGCCACCTTGCCGCGCCAGCCGCGGAAGATGCGCCCGGCCAGGATGCCGCCGAACATGGCCCACGAGATCAGCGCGAACACGGTCTTGTGGTCTAGCCGGAACGCGCGCCCGAACAGCTCTTCGGAGAACAGCAGGCCCGAGCCGATGGTCAGCGTCAGCAGCACGAAGCCGGCGCCGATCAGCCGGAACAGCAGCTTCTCCAGTGTCAGCAGCGGCGGCAGCAGGTCCAGCCAGCGCCCCAGCCACTGGCCCGGCTGCGGTGCCGACGGCCGCGCCGGCGCGTGCCGGAAGCCATGCAGGCGCCGCTCCGCCAGCAGCATCAGGAAAGCGTGGAACGCGGCCAGCGTGAACAGCCCATAGGCCACGTTGGCGATGATGAAATGCAGCTTGAACAGTGGCCGCGCGGCGTAGCCCAGGATCTGCGCGCCAGGAAAGGCCAGCGGCATCAGGCTGGCCACCAGCGCCACCGGGATCACGATCAGCCCCAGCCCCGCCAGCGAGAAGAAGAAGCTCTCGATCCAGTAGATGCCCACGCCCAGCCACAGCATGGCCGACAGCGCAAAGGCAAAGCCGAACATCATGCGCTCGGCCGGGAAGATGGTTTCGTGCAGCAGCATGCCGTGGCTGGCCAGCGCTGCCAGCATCAGCACGTGCCACCAGGCCGGGCGGCCCTCGCCGTGCGCGCCGCCTGCCGGGGGGATGCCGCCGCCCGCCACCAGCACGGCGGCCGCGGAACCGCCAGCCTGGCCGGCAGTAGCCGCCACGCGCGGATGGCGCGTGGCCCAGCCGTGCCAGGCCAGGCCGCAATAGAGAAGTGCCGTCAGGGCATACAGTACAATGACCATTTACGCAGTTTACCTTAGTGCCCACGGCCGGTGGCGGCCCGCTTGAACCGGTGTAGCCGGTGTTCCCAGCCTGCCCCGTGTGCCGGACTGCCTCCCGATTTCAGCCCCGAGCCCTGCTCCGACTTTTCCCCCGATTCCTGCCATGCTGGACAATCTCACTCAACGCCTGGCGCGTGTGGTCAAGACCATGCGCGGCGAGGCGCGCCTGACCGAGGCCAATACCGCCGAGATGCTGCGCGAAGTGCGCCTTGCCATGCTCGAAGCCGACGTGGCGCTGCCGGTCGTGCGCGAATTCGTCGCCCGCGTGAAGGAAAAGGCCATGGGCGAAGAGGTGGTCAGCAGCCTGACCCCTGGCCAGGCCCTGGTCGGCGTGGTCCAGCGCGAGCTGACCGCGGTGATCGGCGGCGCCGACGCCGCGACCGGCAACAATAAGGAGTCCGAGCTGAACCTGGCGGTGCAGCCGCCCGCCATCATCCTGATGGCCGGCCTGCAGGGCGCGGGCAAGACCACCACCGCCGGCAAGCTGGCCAAGTGGCTCAAGGAAAACAAAAAGAAGAAGGTGCTGACGGTCTCGTGCGACGTCTACCGCCCCGCCGCCATCGCCCAGCTCAAGACCGTGTCCGAGCAGGTCGGCGCCGAGTTCTTCCCGTCGCAGCCGGACCAGAAGCCTGTGGACATCGCCCGCGCGGCGGTGGACTGGGCGCGCAAGCATTACCACGACGTGCTGATCGTCGACACCGCCGGCCGGCTGGGTATCGACGAGGCCATGATGCAGGAAATCGCCGCGCTGCACGCCGAACTGAAGCCGGCCGAAACCCTGTTCGTGGTCGATGCCATGCTCGGCCAGGACGCGGTCAACACCGCCAAGGCCTTCAATGACACCCTGCCGCTGACCGGCGTGGTGCTGACCAAGCTCGACGGCGATGCGCGCGGCGGCGCGGCGCTGTCGGTGCGCCATATCACCGGCCGCCCGATCAAGTTCGTCGGCGTCGGCGAAAAGCTCGATGGCCTGGAGCCGTTCTACCCCGACCGCATGGCCCAGCGCATCCTGGGCATGGGCGACATCCTGGCGCTGGTCGAGGAAGCCCAGCGCGGCGTCGACATGGAAGCGGCCGAGAAGCTGGCCAAGAAGATCAAGAAGACCGGCGACTTCGACCTCGAAGACTTCAAGGCCCAGATCGGCCAGATGAAGAAGATGGGCGGGCTGGGCAGCCTGGTCGACAAGCTGCCGGCGCAGTTCGCCCAGCAGGCGCAGGGCGCCAACATGGACCAGGCCGAGAAGCAGGTGGCGCGCATGGAAGGCATCATCAACAGCATGACCCCGGCCGAGCGCGCCAAGCCGGACCTGATCAAGGCCAGCCGCAAGCGCCGCATCGCCGCGGGCGCCGGCGTGCCGGTGCAGGAGGTCAACCGCCTGCTCAACCAGTTCGACCAGATGCAGTCCATGATGAAGAAGCTCAAGGGCGGCGGCATGATGAAGATGATGCGCCAGATGGGCGCGATGAAGGGCGGCATGAAGGGCCTCTTCAATCGCTGAAGCCGGCCGCCGCAAGCCGAACTGCCTCCCCCGCAAAAGAACAGGAAAGACATCATGATGAGTGCCGAACAGGCCCGCGAGCTGTGGGCCAATTCCGAAGAAATCGTCTCCGCCGCGGAAGTCCAGGCGTCGCTGGACCGCATGGCCGCCGACATCACCGCCAGGATGGGCAATGACTTCCCGCTGGTGCTGTCGGTGATGGGCGGCGCGGTGGTCTTCACCGGCATGCTGCTGCCCAAGCTGGCGTTCCCGCTGGAGTTCGACTACATCCACCTCTCGCGCTACAACAACAAGACCGTCGGCGGCGAGATGCAGTGGCGCGTGGCCCCGCGCGAATCGGTCAAGGACCGCGTGGTGCTGGTGCTGGACGACATCCTGGATGAAGGCGAGACCATGGCCGCGATCCGCCAGCGCATCATGGACATGGGCGCCAAGGAATTCCACGCCGCGGTGCTGTGCGAGAAGACGCTGAGCAAGGCCAAGCCCATGCATCCGGATTTCTGCGGCTTTGCGGTGCCGGACCGCTATGTGTTCGGCTGCGGCATGGATGCGAAGGGCTATTGGCGGAACCTGGATTCGATCCGGGCGCTGGTTTGATCTAGCTGGACTGATGGTTTGCTCCCCTCTTCCGCAAGCGGAGAGGGGAGAAAAAGCGTTACGCCTGGTGTGTCCCCAAAATTGGCCACAGCGACGCCAGCAGCAACACCGCCATCCCGATATTGAACGCCCGCAGCACCTTCGGCCGCGCCAGCCAGCGCCGCAGCGCCGAGCCGCACAAGGCCCACATCGCCACGCTGGGCAGGTTCACCACCCCGAAGATCCCGGACAGCAGCAGCACGTTGAGCCACAAGTTGCCGTGCAGCACATAGGTGCTGCACGCACCCACCGCCATCACCCAGGCCTTGGGATTGACCCACTGGAACGCCGCGGCGGCCCAGAAGCCCATCGGCCGCGCCACCTGCTGGTCCTGCACGCCGCCGGCGGTGGCCAGCTTCCACGCCAGCCAGACCAGGTAGACCGTCGCCACCACGCGCAGCACTTGCCAGGTCCACGGGAAGGCATGGAACAGCGACCCCAGACCCAGCCCGACCAGCCCCACCATCAGCGCGAAGCCGATGCTGACACCGAGCAGGTGCGGCACCGTACGCACGAAGCCGAAGTTCACGCCGGAGGCGAGCAGCATCGTGTTGTTCGGACCGGGGGTGATCGACGACACCAGGGCAAAGCCGGCAAAGGCGGCGAAGACACCGGTGCCGGCGGCGAGTTGGGACACTTCCATGACTGACTCCAAGGGGGACTCATCTGTTTTCGGGAAATCAGTCTACGGTCACTTAACGGTACAGTACCGGTACACTTTGAGGGAAATACGCCGATACAGGATCGCCCACTCCGGAGGCAATCGGCTCAACCCAGCGCGTGCCACGCGACGCCCAGCGCCAGCAGCCACAGCACGGCCCCGGTCAGGCGCTCGACCCACCGTACCGAACGCCCGAAGCGCG
This Cupriavidus nantongensis DNA region includes the following protein-coding sequences:
- a CDS encoding sigma-54-dependent transcriptional regulator codes for the protein MPPRMSRAPDPILVIDDEADLRELLDISIRRMGHDVVLAGSLAEARDKLAQGRYSLVLTDMRLGDGLGIEIVRQLSAAPERIPVAVITAYGSADNAVEALKAGAFDYIAKPVSLEQLRSLVLNALGRQPRNSADVDADADAATAAEQAAGRAAALLPGHSAAMQEVRRSLSRLARSMAPVVISGESGSGKERAARAIHATSARAAHPFVAVNCGAIPENLMESEFFGYVKGAFTGADAERGGFFQAANGGTLLLDEVADLPLPMQVKLLRALQERRVRKIGASREDAVDVRVMCASHKDLAAMVAAGQFRQDLYYRLNVLALRMPTLRERGEDIPVLARAILDHLAVRYGDAHPKRLSPAALQRLAAYPFPGNVRELENLLERAYAFAESEDIELADLGPLDAGAARAGLMPAPAPAMAMVPQPMAPYPYAPWGTAGVAAEPAAATPAPVPAEPPAAAAAVVPEPAGDPAERACRGIVFPIDLPARLEAVERELILQALAQTNFNRTAAAPLLGLNLRQLRYRIQQLGIREAMDAADRGAVESEGTP
- a CDS encoding sensor histidine kinase; this encodes MIQPAPSAWQRLNAWRGLAQLWRQPEPPDFHWRLLRYFCWTRVAVGLLLVGFALMRRGEPATGAASAAASTITAAIPALPFGLEAMGGIEHAAAMAVAVPYLGIALAMLAGTLWRRHFHLRVRVQVLADLALLALVFSVLGRGGHAEGLAMIFLLPALEAGALTSLLFALFAAAISALVVMSGPFMQTILLRQADAGLLGSGLFGLVFMIAALLMYMLANRQIAQERLALAREQELRLQQLVNRLMVNDMQDGVMLVRANGAVVAANPAAVVLLGVQPHERIYSRKLGGAPAGEAGLGGGDTVLFDLRRIPRLQPLMEMLRDWLRSKDDVPRILQLLPMASGAALADGTMQHTRLRLRFVLPGLAGLRSTMAHGRTVPAALDTAAWNELSPEAAARLRLAIAQNEAMAWSQQDEALLRSEMRDTVLVHIESWERIAEQVQQEKLAAMGRLVASIAHQIRNPLAAISQASELLGDSGRHGPEAQDPGSADVDIDARLLRIIHDNVRRLDQVVSDVLQMSRRPRTGRSTVHLAQALPEIVERWRAEMRQRRPRAGETRPAGRADINANAIRLTVDVAQPVVFDASQLQQVLGNLLDNAWRYCSRLPGSIRLLAHALDQHHAELIVWNDGAEVAREHQRSLFEPFFTSNAQGTGLGLFMARELCGANDAQVRYGAISLPALIERTGMLASSARDTLPGKAFVLTLRIESAEAAAAAAV
- a CDS encoding PP0621 family protein, whose amino-acid sequence is MARILILLAVVLGVFWWLRARAEARLAEHRARQAREASDHAAAGMPDAAAERMVQCAQCGVHLPQGDAIAWRGLHYCRRSHLPDESRTEGRTEGRTEGGDGGNGPRP
- a CDS encoding cytochrome C assembly family protein, whose translation is MVIVLYALTALLYCGLAWHGWATRHPRVAATAGQAGGSAAAVLVAGGGIPPAGGAHGEGRPAWWHVLMLAALASHGMLLHETIFPAERMMFGFAFALSAMLWLGVGIYWIESFFFSLAGLGLIVIPVALVASLMPLAFPGAQILGYAARPLFKLHFIIANVAYGLFTLAAFHAFLMLLAERRLHGFRHAPARPSAPQPGQWLGRWLDLLPPLLTLEKLLFRLIGAGFVLLTLTIGSGLLFSEELFGRAFRLDHKTVFALISWAMFGGILAGRIFRGWRGKVALRWVIASFGILLLAYVGSRFVIEVVLHRL
- the ffh gene encoding signal recognition particle protein; this translates as MLDNLTQRLARVVKTMRGEARLTEANTAEMLREVRLAMLEADVALPVVREFVARVKEKAMGEEVVSSLTPGQALVGVVQRELTAVIGGADAATGNNKESELNLAVQPPAIILMAGLQGAGKTTTAGKLAKWLKENKKKKVLTVSCDVYRPAAIAQLKTVSEQVGAEFFPSQPDQKPVDIARAAVDWARKHYHDVLIVDTAGRLGIDEAMMQEIAALHAELKPAETLFVVDAMLGQDAVNTAKAFNDTLPLTGVVLTKLDGDARGGAALSVRHITGRPIKFVGVGEKLDGLEPFYPDRMAQRILGMGDILALVEEAQRGVDMEAAEKLAKKIKKTGDFDLEDFKAQIGQMKKMGGLGSLVDKLPAQFAQQAQGANMDQAEKQVARMEGIINSMTPAERAKPDLIKASRKRRIAAGAGVPVQEVNRLLNQFDQMQSMMKKLKGGGMMKMMRQMGAMKGGMKGLFNR
- a CDS encoding hypoxanthine-guanine phosphoribosyltransferase, which translates into the protein MMSAEQARELWANSEEIVSAAEVQASLDRMAADITARMGNDFPLVLSVMGGAVVFTGMLLPKLAFPLEFDYIHLSRYNNKTVGGEMQWRVAPRESVKDRVVLVLDDILDEGETMAAIRQRIMDMGAKEFHAAVLCEKTLSKAKPMHPDFCGFAVPDRYVFGCGMDAKGYWRNLDSIRALV
- a CDS encoding LysE family translocator, which gives rise to MEVSQLAAGTGVFAAFAGFALVSSITPGPNNTMLLASGVNFGFVRTVPHLLGVSIGFALMVGLVGLGLGSLFHAFPWTWQVLRVVATVYLVWLAWKLATAGGVQDQQVARPMGFWAAAAFQWVNPKAWVMAVGACSTYVLHGNLWLNVLLLSGIFGVVNLPSVAMWALCGSALRRWLARPKVLRAFNIGMAVLLLASLWPILGTHQA